In the genome of Dermacentor andersoni chromosome 3, qqDerAnde1_hic_scaffold, whole genome shotgun sequence, one region contains:
- the LOC126541770 gene encoding uncharacterized protein isoform X2 gives MIRTCIFLALAGPALSGYIGRGFGLGYGISHFGVQHGIGYSGLTGFAHSIGYAPVVASGYTLVPTYTAAVPVPAYPAAHVVAGPPTVTHVAALHAAPAAVATVAAAPVVAAAPAAVTKVTATFHAVPHVAAVAAPASVVAAAAPLAATTVHHAVPTVTTVAHAAPTYGYGIAGLGYGAGNFGYGHGLGVYGLNYGYGLGTNLDYNALVRRKK, from the exons ATG ATCCGAACCTGCATTTTTCTCGCTCTCGCCGGCCCTGCGCTGTCCGGTTACATCGGCCGCGGTTTTGGCCTCGGCTACGGCATCAGCCATTTCGGCGTCCAGCATGGGATCGGCTACTCCGGCCTGACAGGCTTCGCCCACAGCATCGGCTACGCCCCAGTGGTAGCGTCAGGCTACACGCTCGTTCCGACGTACACGGCTGCTGTTCCTGTGCCCGCCTACCCCGCTGCTCATGTAGTGGCTGGGCCGCCGACCGTCACCCACGTTGCGGCGCTTCACGCGGCTCCAGCTGCCGTTGCCACCGTGGCCGCTGCCCCAGTCGTAGCCGCCGCTCCGGCGGCAGTGACCAAGGTGACTGCGACATTCCACGCAGTACCACACGTGGCAGCTGTGGCTGCTCCAGCGTCCGTGGTTGCGGCCGCTGCTCCTTTAGCAGCCACCACCGTCCACCACGCTGTCCCTACCGTCACCACCGTCGCACATGCAGCGCCAACTTACGGCTATGGTATCGCTGGCCTCGGCTATGGTGCTGGAAACTTCGGCTACGGTCACGGACTCGGTGTGTACGGCCTCAACTACGGCTACGGTCTTGGCACAAACCTGGACTACAACGCACTCGTCAGGAGGAAGAAGT AA
- the LOC126541770 gene encoding uncharacterized protein isoform X1 yields the protein MSANKSITSLRSFQMIRTCIFLALAGPALSGYIGRGFGLGYGISHFGVQHGIGYSGLTGFAHSIGYAPVVASGYTLVPTYTAAVPVPAYPAAHVVAGPPTVTHVAALHAAPAAVATVAAAPVVAAAPAAVTKVTATFHAVPHVAAVAAPASVVAAAAPLAATTVHHAVPTVTTVAHAAPTYGYGIAGLGYGAGNFGYGHGLGVYGLNYGYGLGTNLDYNALVRRKK from the exons ATCCGAACCTGCATTTTTCTCGCTCTCGCCGGCCCTGCGCTGTCCGGTTACATCGGCCGCGGTTTTGGCCTCGGCTACGGCATCAGCCATTTCGGCGTCCAGCATGGGATCGGCTACTCCGGCCTGACAGGCTTCGCCCACAGCATCGGCTACGCCCCAGTGGTAGCGTCAGGCTACACGCTCGTTCCGACGTACACGGCTGCTGTTCCTGTGCCCGCCTACCCCGCTGCTCATGTAGTGGCTGGGCCGCCGACCGTCACCCACGTTGCGGCGCTTCACGCGGCTCCAGCTGCCGTTGCCACCGTGGCCGCTGCCCCAGTCGTAGCCGCCGCTCCGGCGGCAGTGACCAAGGTGACTGCGACATTCCACGCAGTACCACACGTGGCAGCTGTGGCTGCTCCAGCGTCCGTGGTTGCGGCCGCTGCTCCTTTAGCAGCCACCACCGTCCACCACGCTGTCCCTACCGTCACCACCGTCGCACATGCAGCGCCAACTTACGGCTATGGTATCGCTGGCCTCGGCTATGGTGCTGGAAACTTCGGCTACGGTCACGGACTCGGTGTGTACGGCCTCAACTACGGCTACGGTCTTGGCACAAACCTGGACTACAACGCACTCGTCAGGAGGAAGAAGT AA